The proteins below are encoded in one region of Lactuca sativa cultivar Salinas chromosome 3, Lsat_Salinas_v11, whole genome shotgun sequence:
- the LOC111880257 gene encoding uncharacterized protein LOC111880257, protein MKPGTPGQGWISPFVVNAEFCVALLRDRIERADFPVCDGSFPWLKMLPLKVLGFVWRAKQNKIASSDALQKRGILLESSLCGACREAEETGDHLLVACPLVKVIYPSIYNWCNIQVTEFQSVNNMIEFASKWGNCPKKRKMLTTILFGTLWCIWRARNDRIFNKAQ, encoded by the coding sequence ATGAAACCGGGTACACCAGGACAGGGATGGATATCTCCATTCGTCGTGAATGCAGAATTTTGTGTGGCTCTACTACGTGACAGGATTGAAAGGGCAGATTTCCCTGTTTGTGACGGAAGTTTCCCATGGCTGAAAATGCTTCCACTGAAAGTTCTTGGATTTGTTTGGCGTgctaaacagaacaaaatagccTCATCTGATGCCCTCCAAAAAAGGGGCATTTTATTGGAATCGTCCTTATGTGGTGCATGTCGCGAGGCTGAAGAGACAGGAGATCATCTCCTGGTAGCATGTCCTCTGGTAAAGGTTATTTATCCGTCGATCTACAATTGGTGTAATATCCAGGTGACAGAATTCCAGTCGGTAAACAACATGATCGAGTTTGCCTCCAAATGGGGAAATTGcccaaaaaaaaggaaaatgttaACCACGATTCTGTTCGGCACACTATGGTGTATATGGAGGGCTAGGAACGATAGAATCTTCAACAAAGCTCAATGA